A stretch of Acidovorax sp. RAC01 DNA encodes these proteins:
- the rpsS gene encoding 30S ribosomal protein S19, giving the protein MTRSLKKGPFVDHHLLAKVEKAVATKDKKPVKTWSRRSMVLPEFIGLTIAVHNGKQHVPVYVTDQMVGHKLGEFALTRTFKGHPADKKAKK; this is encoded by the coding sequence ATGACTCGCTCTCTCAAAAAGGGTCCATTTGTTGACCATCACTTGCTGGCCAAGGTCGAAAAGGCCGTTGCCACCAAGGATAAGAAGCCAGTGAAGACCTGGTCGCGTCGCTCCATGGTTCTGCCCGAGTTCATCGGTCTGACCATTGCCGTGCACAACGGCAAGCAGCACGTACCTGTCTACGTTACCGACCAGATGGTGGGCCACAAGCTCGGCGAATTCGCCCTGACGCGCACCTTCAAGGGTCACCCCGCTGACAAAAAAGCGAAGAAGTAA
- the rplV gene encoding 50S ribosomal protein L22 gives MSETRAVLRGVRLSVDKGRLVADLIRGKKVDQALNILTFTQKKAAGIVKKVLESAIANAEHNDGADIDELKVKTIYVEQGTTLKRFTARAKGRGNRISKPTCHVYVTVGN, from the coding sequence ATGTCTGAAACACGTGCAGTCCTCCGGGGCGTCCGTCTGTCGGTCGACAAGGGCCGTCTGGTCGCTGATCTGATCCGCGGCAAGAAGGTGGACCAGGCTCTGAACATCCTGACATTCACGCAGAAAAAAGCTGCGGGCATCGTCAAGAAGGTTCTGGAGTCGGCCATCGCCAACGCCGAACACAACGATGGCGCTGACATCGACGAACTGAAGGTCAAGACCATCTACGTCGAACAAGGCACCACGCTCAAGCGCTTCACCGCGCGCGCCAAAGGCCGCGGCAACCGCATCAGCAAGCCCACGTGCCATGTGTACGTGACGGTTGGCAACTAA
- the rpsC gene encoding 30S ribosomal protein S3, whose product MGQKIHPTGFRLAVSRNWSSRWYASNRDFAGMLAEDIKVREYLKAKLKNAAVSRILIERPAKNARITIYSARPGVVIGKKGEDIENLKKELAARLGVPVAVNIEEVRKPEIDAKLIADSITQQLEKRIMFRRAMKRAMQNAMRLGAQGIKIMSSGRLNGIEIARCEWYREGRVPLHTLRADIDYGTSEAKTTYGVIGVKVWVYKGDTLGRNDLPAVETPRPDEERRPRGPRRDGRPGGDRPGAGRGAPRRPVGGNTAPADGSDKPAEAGGADNTAVKRVRKVAAPATAADGKGE is encoded by the coding sequence ATGGGACAGAAAATCCATCCTACCGGCTTCCGCCTTGCGGTCAGCCGCAACTGGTCCAGCCGTTGGTACGCCAGCAACCGCGACTTCGCGGGCATGCTGGCCGAAGACATCAAGGTGCGCGAGTACCTGAAGGCCAAGCTCAAGAACGCGGCTGTGTCGCGCATCCTGATCGAGCGTCCTGCCAAGAACGCCCGCATCACGATTTACTCGGCACGTCCTGGGGTCGTGATCGGCAAGAAGGGCGAAGACATCGAGAACCTCAAGAAGGAACTCGCTGCTCGCCTGGGCGTGCCCGTCGCAGTGAACATCGAAGAAGTGCGCAAGCCTGAAATCGATGCCAAGCTGATCGCCGACAGCATCACGCAACAGCTCGAAAAGCGGATCATGTTCCGCCGTGCCATGAAGCGCGCCATGCAGAACGCCATGCGTCTGGGTGCCCAGGGCATCAAGATCATGTCGTCCGGCCGTCTGAACGGTATCGAAATCGCTCGTTGCGAGTGGTACCGTGAAGGCCGCGTGCCACTTCACACCCTGCGCGCCGACATCGACTACGGTACTTCTGAAGCCAAGACCACCTACGGCGTGATCGGCGTGAAGGTCTGGGTCTACAAGGGTGACACGCTGGGTCGCAACGACCTTCCAGCCGTGGAGACGCCTCGTCCAGACGAAGAGCGTCGCCCACGTGGCCCACGCCGTGATGGCCGCCCAGGTGGCGATCGTCCAGGCGCAGGCCGTGGAGCCCCACGTCGTCCAGTCGGTGGTAACACCGCTCCGGCCGACGGCAGCGACAAGCCAGCCGAAGCTGGTGGCGCTGATAACACCGCCGTTAAGCGCGTACGCAAAGTCGCCGCGCCCGCTACAGCAGCGGACGGCAAAGGAGAATAA
- the rpmC gene encoding 50S ribosomal protein L29, giving the protein MKTTELRQKDVAGIEAEIKALQKAHFGLRMQKATQQLGNTNTLRTTRRDIARAKTILAEKQAAK; this is encoded by the coding sequence ATGAAGACTACTGAACTGCGCCAAAAAGACGTCGCCGGCATCGAAGCCGAAATCAAGGCACTGCAAAAGGCCCATTTCGGCCTGCGCATGCAAAAGGCTACGCAGCAACTGGGTAACACCAACACGCTGCGCACCACCCGCCGCGATATCGCCCGTGCCAAGACCATTCTTGCTGAAAAGCAAGCCGCCAAGTAA
- the rplC gene encoding 50S ribosomal protein L3: MSLSNSLGLLGRKVGMMRLFTDDGDAVPVTVVDVSNNRVTQVKTQENDGYVALQVTFGSRKASRVTKPQAGHLAKAGVEAGEIIQEFRVTADTAGKYAAGAAVPVTDVFAVGQKVDVQGTSIGKGYAGTIKRHNMSSQRASHGNSRSHNVPGSIGMAQDPGRVFPGKRMTGHLGDVTKTTQNLDVIRIDEARQLLLIKGAIPGSKGGFVTVRPAVKAKASKGAN; the protein is encoded by the coding sequence ATGAGTCTGAGCAACTCCCTCGGGTTGCTGGGTCGCAAAGTGGGCATGATGCGTCTGTTCACCGATGATGGGGACGCAGTGCCTGTCACGGTGGTGGATGTGTCCAACAACCGCGTTACCCAGGTCAAAACCCAAGAGAACGATGGCTACGTGGCCCTGCAGGTCACGTTCGGTTCGCGCAAAGCATCGCGCGTGACCAAGCCACAAGCCGGCCACCTTGCCAAGGCAGGTGTGGAAGCCGGTGAAATCATCCAGGAATTCCGCGTGACCGCTGACACCGCTGGCAAGTACGCCGCGGGTGCAGCTGTGCCTGTGACGGACGTGTTTGCTGTGGGCCAGAAGGTCGACGTGCAAGGCACCTCCATCGGTAAGGGCTACGCCGGTACCATCAAGCGCCACAACATGAGCTCGCAGCGCGCGTCGCACGGTAACAGCCGTTCGCACAACGTGCCTGGCTCGATCGGTATGGCACAGGACCCAGGTCGTGTGTTCCCCGGCAAGCGCATGACGGGCCACCTTGGCGACGTCACCAAGACCACGCAAAACCTCGATGTCATCCGCATCGACGAAGCGCGTCAACTGCTCTTGATCAAGGGCGCTATTCCGGGCTCCAAGGGTGGGTTCGTGACGGTGCGTCCTGCGGTCAAGGCCAAAGCCTCCAAAGGAGCGAACTAA
- the rplW gene encoding 50S ribosomal protein L23, whose product MSTLKFDEGRLMQVLVAPIVSEKATMVAEKSNAVTFKVLQNATKPEIKAAVELMFKVEVKGVSVVNTKGKTKRFGKTVGRRDNVRKAYVTLQPGQELNLSGEAA is encoded by the coding sequence ATGAGCACACTCAAGTTTGACGAAGGTCGTCTGATGCAGGTTCTGGTCGCTCCCATCGTGTCCGAGAAGGCCACCATGGTTGCCGAGAAGTCCAATGCTGTGACGTTCAAGGTGCTGCAGAACGCTACCAAGCCAGAAATCAAGGCCGCTGTGGAATTGATGTTCAAGGTCGAGGTCAAGGGCGTCTCTGTGGTGAACACCAAAGGCAAGACCAAGCGCTTCGGCAAGACCGTGGGCCGCCGCGACAATGTTCGCAAGGCTTACGTCACGCTGCAGCCTGGCCAAGAGCTGAACCTCTCCGGGGAGGCCGCGTAA
- the rplD gene encoding 50S ribosomal protein L4 codes for MQLELLNDQGQSASKLDVPETVFGREYNEDLVHQIVVAYQANARQGTRAQKDREQVRHSTKKPFKQKGTGNARAGMTSSPLWRGGGRIFPNMPDENFTQKINKKMYRAGMSAILSQLAREGRLAVVDSLKLDSPKTKVLADKFKAMNLQSVMVIADEVDENLYLASRNLVNVLVVEPRYADPVSLVRFKKVLVTKGAIDKLKEMFA; via the coding sequence ATGCAGCTCGAACTCCTGAATGACCAGGGCCAGAGCGCATCCAAGCTGGATGTGCCCGAAACCGTGTTCGGTCGTGAATACAACGAAGATCTGGTTCACCAGATCGTGGTGGCCTACCAGGCCAACGCGCGTCAGGGCACCCGTGCCCAGAAGGACCGCGAGCAAGTCCGTCACTCGACCAAGAAGCCTTTCAAGCAAAAGGGTACGGGTAACGCACGTGCAGGTATGACTTCCTCGCCTCTGTGGCGTGGGGGCGGTCGGATTTTCCCGAACATGCCTGACGAAAACTTCACGCAGAAGATCAACAAGAAGATGTACCGCGCCGGCATGTCTGCGATCCTGTCGCAGCTGGCCCGCGAAGGTCGTCTGGCCGTGGTCGACTCCCTGAAGCTGGACTCGCCCAAGACCAAGGTGCTCGCCGACAAGTTCAAGGCGATGAACCTGCAATCGGTGATGGTGATCGCCGATGAAGTGGACGAAAACCTGTACCTTGCTTCGCGCAATCTGGTGAACGTGCTCGTCGTTGAGCCCCGTTACGCCGATCCCGTGTCGCTGGTGCGTTTCAAGAAAGTGCTCGTCACCAAGGGTGCGATCGACAAACTCAAGGAGATGTTCGCATGA
- a CDS encoding peroxiredoxin, producing MIKVGDTLPASTLMEYSEVEGEGCSIGPNPVPVDKATAGKTIALFALPGAFTPTCSAKHVPGYVEKAAEFKAAGVDEIWCVSVNDAFVMGAWARDQKTDGKVRMLGDGSAAFAQATGLTLDLSGRGMGLRSNRYSMLVRDGKVVTLNVEAPGKFEVSDADTLLAQAKASAA from the coding sequence ATGATCAAAGTCGGTGACACCCTTCCAGCCAGCACCCTGATGGAGTATTCCGAAGTCGAGGGCGAGGGCTGCAGCATTGGGCCTAACCCCGTGCCGGTCGACAAGGCGACAGCCGGCAAGACCATTGCACTGTTTGCCCTGCCAGGCGCTTTCACGCCGACCTGCTCTGCCAAACACGTGCCTGGCTATGTGGAAAAGGCGGCCGAATTCAAGGCGGCGGGCGTGGACGAAATCTGGTGTGTGAGCGTGAACGACGCGTTCGTGATGGGCGCGTGGGCCCGCGACCAGAAGACGGACGGCAAGGTGCGCATGCTGGGCGACGGCAGCGCCGCCTTTGCACAGGCCACCGGCCTCACGCTCGACCTGTCGGGCCGCGGCATGGGCTTGCGCAGCAACCGGTATTCGATGCTGGTGCGCGATGGCAAGGTCGTGACGCTGAACGTGGAAGCCCCGGGCAAGTTCGAGGTGAGCGATGCGGACACCCTGCTCGCACAGGCCAAGGCCAGCGCCGCCTGA
- the rplB gene encoding 50S ribosomal protein L2 encodes MAVIKMKPTSPGQRAVVKVTRDHLYKGEAYAPLLEPQFQKAGRNNNGHITTRHKGGGHKHHYRVVDFKRNKDGIPAKVERIEYDPNRTAHIALVCYADGERRYIIAPRNLEVGATLLSGSEAPIRAGNTLPIRNIPVGSTIHCIELKPGAGAQIARSAGASATLLAREGVYAQVRMRSGEVRKIHIECRATIGEVANEEHSLRQLGKAGVKRWMGIRPTVRGVAMNPVDHPHGGGEGRTGEGRHAVDPWGNLTKGYRTRNNKRTQIMIVSRRKK; translated from the coding sequence ATGGCTGTCATCAAGATGAAACCCACTTCGCCCGGCCAACGTGCCGTGGTGAAGGTTACCCGTGACCACCTGTACAAGGGTGAAGCGTACGCCCCCCTGCTGGAGCCTCAGTTCCAGAAGGCAGGCCGTAACAACAACGGTCACATCACCACCCGCCACAAGGGCGGTGGTCACAAGCACCACTACCGCGTGGTGGACTTCAAGCGCAACAAGGACGGCATTCCAGCCAAGGTTGAGCGCATCGAGTACGACCCGAACCGTACGGCTCACATCGCTCTGGTGTGCTACGCCGACGGCGAGCGCCGCTACATCATCGCTCCCCGCAATCTGGAAGTGGGCGCAACCCTGCTGTCCGGTTCGGAAGCCCCGATCCGCGCTGGCAACACGCTGCCTATCCGCAACATCCCCGTGGGTTCGACCATCCACTGCATCGAGCTCAAGCCCGGTGCCGGTGCACAGATCGCACGCTCGGCCGGTGCTTCGGCAACGCTGCTGGCCCGCGAAGGCGTTTACGCCCAGGTGCGCATGCGCTCCGGCGAAGTGCGCAAGATCCACATCGAATGCCGCGCCACCATTGGTGAAGTGGCCAACGAAGAGCACAGCCTGCGCCAACTGGGCAAGGCCGGTGTGAAGCGCTGGATGGGTATTCGTCCTACGGTTCGCGGCGTGGCCATGAACCCTGTGGATCACCCTCACGGTGGTGGCGAAGGCCGCACCGGCGAAGGCCGCCATGCAGTCGATCCTTGGGGCAATCTGACCAAGGGTTATCGCACCCGTAACAACAAGCGCACACAGATCATGATCGTGTCGCGTCGCAAGAAGTAA
- the rpsQ gene encoding 30S ribosomal protein S17, whose translation MTEPKKSLKRTLVGKVVSDKRQKTVTVLVERRVKHELYGKIVAKSSKYHAHDENGEYKLGDVIEITESRPLSKTKNWVATRLVQKAGLL comes from the coding sequence ATGACGGAACCTAAAAAATCCCTCAAGCGCACCTTGGTTGGCAAGGTGGTCAGCGACAAGCGTCAAAAGACTGTGACCGTGCTGGTCGAGCGCCGTGTGAAGCACGAGCTCTACGGCAAGATCGTTGCGAAGTCGAGCAAGTACCACGCCCATGACGAAAATGGCGAGTACAAGCTGGGCGACGTGATCGAAATCACCGAAAGCCGTCCTCTGTCGAAGACGAAGAACTGGGTTGCCACGCGCCTGGTTCAAAAGGCTGGCCTGCTGTAA
- the rplP gene encoding 50S ribosomal protein L16: MLQPARRKYRKEQKGRNTGVATRGASVAFGDFGLKCTDRGRLTARQIEAARRAISRHVKRGGRIWIRVFPDKPISTKPAEVRMGNGKGNPEYYVAEIQPGKIVFEIVGVPEELAREAFRLAAAKLPLRTTFVSRHLGS, from the coding sequence ATGCTGCAACCTGCTCGCCGCAAATACCGCAAGGAGCAAAAGGGCCGTAACACTGGCGTCGCAACTCGGGGTGCCTCCGTTGCGTTCGGTGATTTCGGTCTGAAGTGCACCGATCGTGGCCGTCTGACGGCCCGCCAGATCGAAGCTGCGCGCCGTGCGATTTCCCGTCACGTCAAGCGTGGCGGCCGTATCTGGATCCGCGTGTTCCCGGACAAGCCAATCTCTACCAAGCCCGCAGAAGTGCGTATGGGTAACGGTAAGGGCAACCCCGAGTACTACGTGGCCGAAATCCAGCCCGGCAAGATCGTGTTCGAAATCGTCGGCGTGCCCGAAGAACTGGCCCGTGAAGCGTTCCGCCTGGCTGCTGCCAAGCTGCCGCTGCGCACCACGTTCGTCAGCCGTCACCTTGGCTCGTAA